One segment of Desulfosudis oleivorans Hxd3 DNA contains the following:
- the lptC gene encoding LPS export ABC transporter periplasmic protein LptC: protein MRYTRPISLFLMITVFAALGAVIYLLVQSRPLSVPPAATEQADTGVDISMTGVSQTFVQEGRISHTLTADTASLLARDKKAVFENVTLTFLAEDGTPSVVTAKQGELSTETGDATLSGGVVVENRARKIYAQTLHYNDNRHILYSVEPVVVTGDSFRFTGNSMTFDMTSGKAVLSGNVTGRITDDALALQ, encoded by the coding sequence ATGCGATACACCCGGCCCATATCCCTGTTTCTCATGATCACCGTTTTTGCCGCGCTGGGTGCCGTGATCTATCTGCTGGTACAGAGCCGGCCCCTTTCAGTACCGCCGGCGGCGACTGAACAGGCCGACACAGGTGTTGATATCTCCATGACCGGTGTTTCCCAGACCTTTGTTCAGGAAGGCCGCATCTCCCACACCCTGACCGCCGACACCGCCTCTCTTCTGGCCCGTGACAAAAAGGCGGTGTTTGAAAATGTGACGCTGACGTTTCTTGCCGAAGACGGCACCCCTTCGGTGGTCACCGCGAAACAGGGAGAGCTGTCCACCGAGACCGGCGACGCCACCCTTTCCGGCGGGGTGGTGGTGGAAAACCGGGCTCGCAAAATTTATGCCCAGACGTTGCATTATAACGACAACCGGCATATACTTTACTCTGTCGAACCGGTTGTCGTCACAGGGGATTCGTTCCGTTTTACCGGTAATTCCATGACCTTTGACATGACATCCGGCAAGGCGGTGTTGTCGGGAAACGTAACCGGCCGCATCACCGACGACGCACTGGCGCTTCAATAA
- a CDS encoding KdsC family phosphatase, which produces MHDIDLSLFEPICLLLLDVDGVLTDGTLFYTETDTETKAFSVKDGLGLRMLVRSGIDVGIVTGRSSDALNRRCKELGITTVYDNVKDKAACLEAILARCRVQAGQTAFMGDDLPDIPLMKRAGLAIAVADAHPAVKSTAAFVTRAPGGRGAVREVCEHILHARGLWKTAAGKFL; this is translated from the coding sequence ATGCATGACATCGATCTTTCACTGTTTGAGCCCATTTGCCTGCTGCTCCTGGACGTGGACGGCGTGCTCACCGACGGCACCCTTTTTTACACCGAAACCGACACGGAGACAAAAGCCTTCAGCGTCAAAGACGGCCTGGGGCTGCGCATGCTGGTCCGCAGCGGCATTGACGTGGGCATTGTCACCGGCCGCTCCTCTGATGCCCTGAACCGACGATGCAAAGAGCTGGGCATTACCACCGTTTACGACAATGTAAAAGACAAGGCCGCGTGCCTGGAAGCAATCCTTGCCCGGTGCCGGGTTCAGGCCGGTCAGACGGCCTTTATGGGTGATGACCTGCCCGACATTCCCCTGATGAAAAGGGCGGGGCTTGCCATTGCCGTGGCCGACGCCCATCCGGCGGTAAAAAGCACGGCCGCTTTTGTCACCCGTGCGCCGGGCGGCAGGGGCGCGGTCCGAGAAGTGTGTGAACACATACTGCACGCCCGGGGCCTGTGGAAAACGGCCGCCGGAAAATTTCTTTAG
- the kdsA gene encoding 3-deoxy-8-phosphooctulonate synthase, producing the protein MTDTIVLNDISIGGGAPLVVIAGPCVIEDYDTTLQAAEFLKTVTDRLGIPFIFKASYDKANRSSVHSFRGPGPDLGLDILRRVKERLHVPVLSDVHTESQIGPAAQVLDIIQTPAFLCRQTDFITAVAATGKIINIKKGQFLAPWDITQVVEKARTAGNENILITERGAMFGYNNLVVDFRAIPIMQQQTGKPVIFDATHSVQLPGGQGTCSGGQREFVPCLARAAVAAGADGIFLEVHRNPDKALCDGPNSLPLEQVEPLLTALVAIRQAATEQAGHA; encoded by the coding sequence ATGACCGACACCATTGTTTTAAACGACATTTCCATCGGCGGGGGCGCCCCCCTGGTTGTTATTGCCGGCCCCTGCGTCATAGAGGATTATGACACCACCCTGCAGGCCGCCGAGTTTTTGAAAACCGTCACCGACAGGCTGGGGATTCCTTTTATATTCAAGGCATCCTACGACAAAGCCAACCGCAGTTCCGTCCACTCCTTCCGGGGACCGGGCCCGGACCTGGGGCTTGACATTCTGAGAAGGGTCAAAGAGCGGCTGCATGTGCCGGTGCTGTCGGATGTTCACACGGAATCACAGATCGGCCCGGCGGCCCAGGTTCTGGATATCATTCAGACACCGGCTTTTCTCTGCCGCCAGACCGACTTTATCACCGCGGTGGCGGCCACGGGAAAAATCATCAATATAAAAAAGGGGCAGTTCCTGGCGCCCTGGGACATCACCCAGGTGGTGGAAAAGGCCAGAACCGCGGGCAACGAGAACATTCTGATCACCGAGCGGGGCGCCATGTTCGGCTACAATAACCTGGTGGTCGATTTCCGGGCCATTCCCATCATGCAGCAGCAGACCGGCAAACCGGTGATCTTTGACGCCACCCACAGCGTTCAGCTTCCCGGGGGACAGGGCACCTGCTCCGGTGGCCAGCGGGAGTTCGTGCCCTGCCTGGCCAGGGCCGCGGTGGCGGCCGGCGCGGACGGTATCTTCCTGGAGGTCCACCGGAACCCGGACAAGGCGTTGTGCGACGGCCCCAACTCCCTGCCCCTGGAACAGGTCGAGCCCCTGCTGACCGCACTGGTGGCCATTCGGCAGGCGGCAACCGAGCAGGCCGGCCATGCATGA